The following proteins are co-located in the Corynebacterium aquilae DSM 44791 genome:
- a CDS encoding glycogen/starch/alpha-glucan phosphorylase, which yields MTENSHPRALDASTVGGYVRSYSGVIPQDATNRKFWFGLSASVMEQLADNWEKTTAAYRATRQQHYFSAEFLMGRALLNNLTNLDLVEEAKAAVAANGHELGDVLEAENDAALGNGGLGRLAACFLDSCATQDLPVTGYGILYRYGLFKQNIESGYQAEEPDAWMEDGYPFVVRREEQERVVTFDDMVTRAVPYDMPITGYGTNNVGTLRLWKAEPLEEFDYDAFNSQRFTDAIVERERINDLCRVLYPNDTTYAGKVLRVRQQYFFVSASLQAMIDAYIAEHGEDLSDFAKYNCIQLNDTHPVLAIPELMRLLMDEHNLGWDKAWAIVQQTFAYTNHTVLAEALEQWEVSIFQQLFYRVWEIVQEIDRRFREELRGLGVDEGTIHYLSPVHDGNVYMAWIACYAAYSINGVAALHTEIIKAETLKQWHDLWPEKFNNKTNGVTPRRWLTMCNPRLADLLTRELGNDAWVTNLDELKKLTSRADDDALMDELMDIKAANKADFAEWILERQGEKIDPSSIFDVQIKRLHEYKRQLMNALYILDLYFRIKDGELDVNDVPKRTFIFGAKAAPGYVRAKAIIKLINEIARLVNNDEVVSKVLHVVFVENYNVSPAEHIIPAADVSEQISTAGKEASGTSNMKFIMNGALTLGTLDGANVEIVDAVGNDNAYIFGAKVEELPALKASYNPHAVYENTKGLKRVLDALVDGTLNDDHSGAFHDLRGSLLDGNGWETPDVYYVLGDFESFRETRDRMAADYVADQRAWARKCWINICESGRFSSDRTISDYAREVWKLEATPIN from the coding sequence ATGACTGAAAATTCCCATCCCCGCGCCCTCGACGCCAGCACCGTCGGTGGCTATGTTCGCTCCTATTCCGGTGTGATCCCGCAAGACGCCACGAACCGTAAATTCTGGTTCGGCCTGTCCGCCTCCGTGATGGAGCAGCTCGCCGACAACTGGGAGAAAACCACCGCTGCCTACCGCGCCACCCGCCAGCAGCACTACTTCTCTGCAGAGTTCCTCATGGGCCGTGCGCTGCTGAACAACCTCACCAACCTGGATTTGGTGGAAGAGGCAAAAGCCGCGGTGGCCGCCAATGGTCACGAGCTGGGCGATGTCCTGGAAGCTGAAAACGACGCGGCACTGGGCAACGGTGGCCTGGGCCGTCTGGCAGCCTGCTTCCTGGATTCCTGCGCCACCCAGGATCTTCCGGTCACCGGCTACGGCATCCTCTACCGCTACGGCCTGTTCAAGCAGAACATTGAGTCCGGTTACCAGGCAGAAGAACCCGATGCGTGGATGGAGGACGGTTACCCCTTCGTGGTGCGCCGCGAGGAGCAGGAACGCGTCGTCACCTTCGACGACATGGTCACCCGCGCGGTTCCCTACGACATGCCGATCACCGGCTACGGCACCAACAACGTCGGCACCCTGCGCCTGTGGAAGGCTGAGCCGCTGGAAGAGTTCGACTACGACGCCTTCAACTCCCAGCGCTTCACCGACGCCATCGTCGAGCGTGAGCGCATCAACGACCTGTGCCGCGTTTTGTACCCGAACGACACCACCTACGCCGGCAAGGTGCTGCGCGTGCGTCAGCAGTACTTCTTCGTGTCCGCCTCCCTGCAGGCCATGATTGACGCCTACATCGCCGAGCACGGTGAAGATCTGTCCGATTTCGCCAAGTACAACTGCATTCAGCTCAACGACACCCACCCGGTGCTCGCCATTCCGGAGCTGATGCGCCTGCTCATGGACGAGCACAACCTGGGTTGGGATAAGGCCTGGGCCATTGTCCAGCAGACCTTCGCATACACCAACCACACCGTGCTGGCCGAGGCCCTGGAGCAGTGGGAAGTTTCCATCTTCCAACAGCTGTTCTACCGCGTGTGGGAAATCGTGCAGGAAATCGACCGTCGCTTCCGAGAGGAACTGCGTGGCCTCGGCGTCGACGAGGGCACCATTCACTACCTGTCCCCCGTGCACGACGGCAACGTCTACATGGCGTGGATCGCCTGCTACGCCGCCTACTCCATCAACGGTGTGGCCGCGCTGCACACGGAGATCATCAAGGCAGAAACCTTGAAGCAGTGGCACGACCTGTGGCCGGAGAAGTTCAACAACAAGACCAACGGTGTCACCCCGCGCCGCTGGCTGACCATGTGCAACCCACGCCTGGCCGACCTGCTGACCCGTGAGCTCGGCAACGACGCGTGGGTGACCAACCTGGATGAGCTGAAAAAGCTCACCTCCCGCGCCGACGATGATGCGCTCATGGATGAGCTGATGGACATCAAGGCCGCCAACAAGGCCGATTTTGCCGAGTGGATCCTGGAACGCCAAGGCGAAAAGATTGATCCCTCCTCCATCTTCGACGTCCAGATCAAGCGCCTCCACGAGTACAAGCGCCAGCTGATGAACGCCCTGTACATCCTGGACCTGTACTTCCGCATCAAGGATGGCGAGCTCGACGTCAACGACGTTCCGAAGCGCACCTTCATCTTCGGCGCGAAGGCTGCCCCGGGCTACGTGCGCGCCAAGGCCATCATCAAGCTGATCAACGAGATCGCCCGCCTGGTCAACAACGACGAGGTTGTCTCCAAGGTTCTCCACGTCGTGTTCGTGGAAAACTACAACGTCTCCCCCGCCGAGCACATCATCCCGGCCGCCGACGTCAGCGAGCAGATCTCCACTGCTGGCAAGGAAGCCTCCGGCACCTCCAACATGAAGTTCATTATGAATGGTGCACTCACCCTGGGCACTCTGGATGGCGCGAACGTTGAGATTGTCGACGCTGTTGGCAACGACAACGCCTACATCTTCGGCGCCAAGGTTGAGGAACTGCCGGCGCTGAAGGCGTCCTACAACCCGCACGCAGTCTACGAAAACACCAAGGGACTCAAGCGTGTTCTCGACGCGCTCGTCGACGGCACCCTCAACGACGACCACTCCGGCGCTTTCCATGATCTGCGCGGCAGCCTGCTCGACGGCAACGGCTGGGAGACCCCGGACGTGTACTACGTCCTGGGCGACTTCGAGTCCTTCCGCGAGACCCGCGACCGCATGGCCGCCGACTATGTCGCCGACCAGCGTGCTTGGGCCCGCAAGTGCTGGATCAACATTTGCGAATCCGGTCGTTTCTCCTCTGACCGCACCATTAGCGACTACGCCCGCGAGGTGTGGAAGCTGGAAGCTACCCCGATCAACTAA
- a CDS encoding GNAT family N-acetyltransferase — translation MGYGVAPAFRNQGIATEILRLSIDRLHAMGTHRILVTCDEDDIASRKVIEKCGGVEDDAPRSPRYPSTVRYWIDS, via the coding sequence ATTGGATACGGCGTCGCGCCCGCTTTTCGCAATCAGGGAATTGCCACCGAAATCTTGCGACTCAGCATTGACAGGCTCCACGCAATGGGTACCCACCGCATTCTTGTCACCTGCGACGAAGACGACATCGCCTCGCGGAAGGTCATCGAAAAATGCGGTGGCGTGGAAGACGATGCGCCCCGTTCGCCTCGCTACCCGTCGACGGTTCGCTATTGGATCGACTCCTAA
- a CDS encoding MFS transporter has translation MTVFSPRLRLSTVYLGGFIGPFTGQAIAAILPSVSRTYGISVAQASMGITMYLAPFALTMLFSSALVKDLALHRVIRWAYVVITPAAVLQAFGQKWAVFLALCAVMGVCNAFTTPLFQIILKSVVPADRLGTALGTYAAMQSLGLLSAPLVAGFLAENFSWQYIYLIVAVLSGWVLLVGAPYASFSHRQSAQGERMRWGSTMVFLLTCFVIGLCVVGEGFMVALFVGDFFGLTPSAVGVVVALGGAAGFLFVRLIGRQADRRGPVPVLIVANVVGAFAMGVIPFAPVVAVAAAGWALAVLAGQGMQMSINMLVLRSPGGASLISTVQAFRFIGVAVAPVVFLPLYLSHPVAAFSMCCGALLVAALVNVGLARWGGVAVKQ, from the coding sequence ATGACTGTTTTTTCACCTCGACTGCGGTTGAGCACGGTGTATCTCGGTGGGTTTATCGGGCCTTTCACCGGGCAGGCCATCGCGGCGATTTTGCCGAGCGTGTCGCGCACATACGGCATTAGTGTGGCGCAGGCGTCGATGGGTATCACCATGTATTTGGCACCGTTTGCGCTGACGATGCTTTTTTCTTCCGCGCTGGTGAAAGATCTTGCTCTGCACAGGGTGATTCGTTGGGCTTATGTGGTGATTACTCCTGCGGCTGTGTTGCAGGCATTCGGACAAAAATGGGCTGTGTTTTTGGCACTGTGCGCGGTGATGGGGGTGTGTAATGCTTTCACCACTCCCCTGTTTCAGATCATCCTTAAGTCTGTGGTGCCTGCGGATCGCTTGGGCACTGCCTTAGGCACGTATGCTGCGATGCAGTCTTTGGGACTTTTGAGCGCGCCGCTGGTGGCGGGGTTTCTCGCCGAGAATTTTTCGTGGCAGTACATCTATCTGATTGTGGCGGTGTTGTCTGGCTGGGTGCTGTTGGTGGGTGCGCCGTATGCGTCATTTTCGCATCGGCAGTCTGCACAAGGCGAGCGGATGAGGTGGGGGTCGACGATGGTGTTTTTGTTGACTTGTTTTGTTATTGGTTTGTGCGTTGTTGGCGAAGGCTTCATGGTGGCGCTGTTTGTGGGTGACTTTTTTGGTTTAACTCCTTCTGCGGTCGGCGTGGTGGTGGCTTTGGGTGGGGCTGCTGGTTTTTTGTTTGTTCGCTTAATTGGCCGTCAGGCGGATCGGCGCGGTCCGGTGCCGGTGTTGATTGTGGCGAATGTGGTGGGCGCTTTCGCCATGGGGGTTATTCCTTTTGCCCCGGTGGTCGCTGTTGCCGCTGCAGGGTGGGCCTTGGCGGTTCTTGCTGGTCAAGGTATGCAGATGAGCATTAATATGCTGGTGTTGCGTAGCCCGGGTGGCGCGTCGTTGATTTCTACGGTGCAGGCGTTTCGCTTTATCGGGGTGGCGGTGGCGCCGGTGGTGTTTTTGCCGTTGTACTTGTCGCATCCCGTGGCAGCGTTTTCAATGTGTTGTGGGGCTTTGTTGGTTGCGGCGCTGGTCAACGTTGGTTTGGCTCGTTGGGGAGGTGTCGCCGTCAAACAGTGA
- a CDS encoding acyl-CoA thioesterase, with protein sequence MGKILTKPEPMAAKNDVNKRQQRYVRKSKLRHIFLWCGEKSCVNAGFPPMKLFQADLKKGADVSTRPQSVPAEAVHVSMELRWSDQDANHHVNNATIVTLLEELRVRSGTLWEPGATHGDPRVVRTLEVRYDDELNYHSDDDGPVIVDGYAWISRIGRTSYQVSHELVQEGTTRVFSTSTIVVLDPATKRPEPIDDAFKRRLESLYSAPGE encoded by the coding sequence ATGGGGAAGATATTAACGAAGCCGGAGCCGATGGCGGCAAAAAACGATGTGAATAAGCGTCAACAACGGTACGTTAGAAAAAGTAAGCTGCGCCACATTTTCTTGTGGTGTGGGGAGAAATCTTGCGTCAACGCTGGTTTTCCCCCGATGAAACTTTTCCAAGCAGATCTCAAGAAGGGGGCTGATGTGAGTACACGCCCACAAAGTGTTCCCGCCGAGGCGGTTCACGTCTCGATGGAGCTTCGGTGGTCGGATCAGGATGCGAATCACCACGTGAACAATGCAACGATTGTGACGTTGCTGGAGGAATTACGCGTGCGTTCGGGCACGCTGTGGGAACCGGGCGCAACGCACGGTGATCCTCGGGTCGTGCGCACGCTGGAAGTCAGATACGACGACGAGTTGAACTACCACTCGGACGACGACGGTCCGGTCATCGTGGATGGCTACGCGTGGATTTCCCGCATTGGGCGCACCTCCTATCAGGTCAGTCATGAACTGGTACAGGAAGGAACTACCCGTGTGTTTTCCACTAGCACCATCGTGGTTTTGGATCCGGCCACGAAGCGACCGGAACCCATCGATGATGCTTTCAAGCGGCGGTTGGAGAGCCTGTACTCGGCGCCCGGTGAATAG